Proteins from one Desulfonema limicola genomic window:
- a CDS encoding DUF6909 family protein: MHDLTKAQQARISVQSFKTIAHALALRGFYRPSEKMGQSLAECLANLSPEIYGSMNDSRIVELNGLEYVIDRLPRGIEECTRIILTEEEQFGNSVFEKVEPLKRRRSCYQINNKEMCFAITRGLSEIYDILTHLTFLDIEARKIYKRIKDEAGDKTLEWKELEKTATADAVLEKGTLEQAIWNLSIVLGRSYFETRKSYDYFESNKIKHKSNNGLFSLIYHLGKRIEDEMESKDNAQIIYLTPSLMSVIGHQKYGKNWADDIKAKLHKLGLITRPLHIISANLHSILNLVYGFSAIKADQRGNFNGNIYDLVQLLRNRGNVVLEYAKQNGLYEILDKSGTHIDCQLIDTSYLESMAFYPEINIDPELIKKEKPVLLVMDYAFGTQAFEVMDSLLNPYLSDNNSNLMNVISVSVMGKAGILPGNKGDIMLATAHVIEGSSDNYIFENDLQKSDFNNEIDIYTGPMITVLGTSLQNRDMLERFQASWNTIGLEMEGGHYQRAINAAIIKGHISNKIKVRYAYYASDNPMISGQTLAAGEMGDEGIKPTYMVTKVILEKIFQNNEKEEE; encoded by the coding sequence ATGCATGATCTAACCAAAGCCCAGCAGGCCAGGATATCTGTCCAGTCTTTTAAAACCATTGCCCATGCACTGGCTTTAAGGGGTTTTTACCGGCCTTCTGAAAAAATGGGCCAGTCCCTGGCAGAATGCCTGGCAAACCTCAGCCCTGAAATATACGGAAGCATGAATGATTCCAGGATAGTTGAGCTTAACGGGCTTGAATATGTTATTGACAGACTTCCAAGGGGTATTGAGGAATGCACACGCATTATTCTCACAGAAGAAGAACAATTTGGAAACAGTGTTTTTGAAAAGGTTGAGCCTCTTAAAAGAAGGCGCTCATGCTACCAGATAAATAATAAAGAAATGTGCTTTGCCATAACCAGGGGACTAAGCGAGATTTATGATATCTTAACCCATCTTACCTTTCTGGATATTGAAGCAAGAAAAATTTACAAAAGGATAAAAGACGAGGCAGGAGATAAAACCCTTGAATGGAAAGAACTGGAAAAAACTGCCACAGCCGATGCTGTACTTGAAAAAGGAACTCTGGAGCAGGCTATATGGAATCTGAGCATAGTACTTGGAAGATCATATTTTGAAACCCGTAAGTCCTATGATTATTTTGAAAGCAATAAAATAAAACATAAGAGCAATAACGGACTTTTTTCATTAATATACCATCTTGGAAAAAGAATTGAAGATGAGATGGAATCAAAGGATAATGCTCAGATTATCTATTTAACTCCATCATTGATGAGTGTAATAGGACATCAAAAATATGGAAAAAATTGGGCAGATGATATTAAAGCAAAACTGCATAAGCTTGGCCTGATAACGCGTCCCCTGCACATTATCAGCGCAAACCTTCACAGTATTTTAAATCTTGTTTATGGCTTTTCAGCTATTAAAGCAGATCAAAGAGGTAATTTTAACGGTAATATTTATGATCTGGTTCAATTATTGAGAAACCGGGGCAATGTTGTACTGGAATATGCAAAGCAGAATGGATTATATGAAATCTTAGATAAATCAGGAACCCATATTGACTGCCAGCTTATTGATACATCATATCTTGAATCAATGGCATTTTATCCTGAAATCAATATTGATCCTGAATTGATTAAAAAAGAAAAACCTGTTCTTCTGGTTATGGATTATGCTTTTGGAACCCAGGCATTTGAGGTTATGGACTCTCTTCTCAATCCTTATCTGTCAGACAATAACTCTAACCTTATGAATGTTATATCTGTATCTGTAATGGGCAAGGCAGGTATCCTGCCTGGTAATAAAGGTGATATTATGCTTGCAACAGCCCATGTTATTGAAGGATCTTCTGATAATTATATTTTTGAAAATGACCTTCAAAAAAGCGATTTTAACAATGAGATTGATATTTATACAGGCCCTATGATTACTGTTCTTGGAACTTCCCTGCAAAACAGGGATATGCTGGAAAGATTTCAGGCAAGCTGGAATACAATAGGGCTTGAAATGGAAGGGGGACATTACCAGAGGGCAATTAATGCAGCAATTATTAAGGGCCATATTTCAAATAAAATTAAAGTGCGCTACGCCTATTACGCTTCTGATAATCCAATGATAAGCGGGCAAACCCTTGCAGCAGGAGAAATGGGAGACGAAGGGATTAAACCGACCTATATGGTAACAAAGGTTATTCTTGAAAAAATTTTTCAAAACAATGAAAAGGAGGAAGAATGA
- a CDS encoding type IV pilus modification PilV family protein has product MKKKNKNNKGFTLIETMTAMIILAVSLTVILELFSGGLKSARLSDEYTRAIFHAKEKMEEILLADKLTDLESEGEFEDGFKWAVNITLPLAEEIEENEQIKKSDKHLFNIHVSVSWNDGSGTRQFEISTIHIAEKNQEIS; this is encoded by the coding sequence GTGAAGAAAAAAAACAAGAACAATAAGGGCTTTACCCTGATTGAAACCATGACAGCCATGATTATCCTGGCAGTTTCCCTGACAGTCATCCTTGAGCTTTTTTCCGGCGGCTTAAAATCTGCCCGGCTGTCTGATGAATATACCCGTGCCATATTTCATGCAAAAGAAAAAATGGAAGAAATCCTCCTGGCAGACAAGCTTACTGACCTTGAATCTGAAGGAGAGTTTGAAGACGGCTTTAAATGGGCTGTAAACATTACCCTGCCCCTGGCTGAAGAAATTGAAGAAAATGAACAAATAAAAAAATCTGATAAACACCTTTTTAACATACATGTTTCTGTTTCATGGAATGACGGTTCTGGTACAAGGCAGTTTGAAATCAGCACAATACATATCGCAGAAAAAAATCAAGAAATATCCTGA
- a CDS encoding PulJ/GspJ family protein yields MKSAQYISQKKIKKYPDSIQGFTLLELMISMTIIAMIMLIVYASLRISINSWEKGEKKMLSSQQYRIVLNLIQTQLASLYSDSIINGEKKIYFKGDETSLEFLSGVSMVPGNKYGIVYVRYQVSSDQNSKKMSFYEKNITHISDSINLHDVKSDDFYELFPEIHEFGFEYLKEYTDADILENQLQWQKTWDPDIDKGFPRAVRIGFQETEQSHPVYIVIPIKKEIIS; encoded by the coding sequence TTGAAATCAGCACAATACATATCGCAGAAAAAAATCAAGAAATATCCTGATTCCATTCAAGGATTTACACTTCTGGAACTTATGATCTCCATGACCATTATTGCCATGATAATGCTCATAGTATATGCTAGTCTCAGAATCAGTATAAATTCATGGGAAAAAGGGGAAAAAAAGATGTTAAGCAGCCAGCAGTACAGGATTGTTTTGAATCTTATCCAGACTCAGCTTGCATCTTTATATTCAGACAGTATAATAAACGGGGAAAAAAAAATATATTTTAAAGGTGATGAAACATCTTTGGAATTTTTATCAGGGGTTTCAATGGTTCCAGGCAATAAATACGGAATAGTTTATGTCCGGTACCAGGTCAGTTCTGATCAGAACAGCAAAAAAATGTCTTTTTATGAAAAAAATATAACACATATATCTGACAGTATAAATCTGCATGATGTTAAATCTGATGATTTTTATGAACTTTTTCCTGAAATCCATGAATTCGGTTTTGAATATCTTAAAGAATATACTGATGCTGATATACTTGAAAATCAACTTCAATGGCAAAAAACCTGGGATCCGGATATTGACAAAGGATTTCCGCGGGCAGTAAGGATTGGATTTCAGGAAACAGAACAATCCCACCCTGTGTATATAGTAATTCCCATAAAAAAAGAGATAATATCTTGA